In Quercus robur chromosome 11, dhQueRobu3.1, whole genome shotgun sequence, the following proteins share a genomic window:
- the LOC126704690 gene encoding uncharacterized protein LOC126704690, whose protein sequence is MIGDFNEVLGGEDKFGGNQINLNRALEFKACLDSCNFVDLGFAGPKYTWTNKRQISDLILERLDRCFANPIWRILYPKAVVIHLPRTFSDHHPILIELWKPNANGLERPFHFQTMWLLHLDFHRIVREAWPEGVPLKVATIDFTRKAKKWNYEVFGNLFARKKRVLARLNGTQKALAENPTESLMRLENQLIEEYSSILLQEGVLGS, encoded by the coding sequence ATGATTGGGGATTTCAATGAAGTGCTTGGTGGGGAGGATAAATTTGGAGGGaatcaaattaatttaaataggGCCCTTGAGTTCAAAGCATGTTTGGATTCGTGCAATTTTGTTGATCTTGGGTTTGCAGGCCCTAAATATACTTGGACTAATAAAAGGCAAATTTCGGATTTGATTTTGGAAAGATTGGATAGGTGCTTTGCTAATCCAATTTGGAGAATTTTGTACCCTAAGGCGGTTGTTATTCACCTCCCTAGAACCTTTTCTGACCATCATCCTATTTTGATTGAATTATGGAAACCCAATGCGAATGGTTTGGAGCGGCCTTTCCATTTTCAAACTATGTGGCTTCTTCATCTAGATTTCCATAGGATTGTTAGAGAAGCTTGGCCTGAAGGTGTTCCTTTAAAAGTGGCCACTATAGATTTTACTAGGAAGGCTAAGAAGTGGAATTATGAGGTTTTTGGAAATCTTTTTGCAAGAAAGAAGAGGGTGTTAGCCAGATTGAATGGTACTCAGAAGGCGTTGGCTGAAAATCCTACTGAGTCTCTTATGAGACTAGAGAATCAACTTATTGAAGAGTATTCCTCTATTTTGCTTCAAGAAGGAGTTCTAGGCTCTTAA